One segment of Ignavibacteria bacterium DNA contains the following:
- a CDS encoding ABC transporter ATP-binding protein, with the protein MGVRKISAKKEEEALGKPIDSVIFKRLLSYFKPYKWYIVLAVSLTILISALAAVRPRLTPIAVDDMIVNKNLPGLQLIVIILFGTLVLQGIIQYAMAYLTSWIGQKIIYDLRKKIYKHTINLNLKFYDKNPIGRLVTRVTNDVEVLYEVFSSGLVTAFGDILTIVWILYFMFSLDFELTLYTLAVLPFLVYATSIFRKAVRNSYRKIRVLIANINTYIQEHITGISVVQIFGKEKRTVDEFEKINREHTEENKKSIMYYALFFPVVEFLGAAAVGLIIWYGGGQVLQNAVSVGVIIAFVQYTEMFFRPIRDLAEKYNILQTAMASSERIFNLLDTSNPVLDPVEPKPLDKIRGNIQFKNVWFAYNDEDYVLKNINFDFKEGEKVAFVGHTGAGKTTIINLINRFYDVNKGEIKIDGVNIKDINQKELRKNTGVVLQDVFLFSGDIRYNIDLGNKDITEEQINNAIDNVGLRKFINELPDGLNHKVNERGTTFSVGQRQLISFARALAYNPRILVLDEATSSVDTETEILIQNAIKKLIEGRTSIIIAHRLSTIQSCDKIIVMHKGEVKEMGNHQELLNKKGLYYKLYQLQYKEEFQNL; encoded by the coding sequence ATGGGCGTAAGGAAAATATCTGCAAAAAAAGAAGAAGAAGCACTCGGAAAGCCGATTGACTCTGTCATTTTCAAGAGATTGTTATCCTACTTCAAACCTTATAAATGGTATATCGTTCTTGCAGTATCATTGACAATACTCATTTCAGCACTTGCTGCAGTAAGGCCAAGACTTACTCCTATAGCGGTTGATGACATGATAGTAAACAAGAATCTTCCCGGTCTTCAATTAATAGTAATTATTCTTTTCGGTACACTTGTATTGCAGGGAATTATACAATATGCAATGGCTTATCTGACAAGCTGGATAGGACAAAAAATTATTTATGACCTAAGGAAGAAAATATACAAACACACGATTAACCTCAACCTGAAGTTCTACGACAAAAATCCTATCGGACGGCTTGTAACAAGAGTAACGAATGACGTTGAAGTATTGTACGAAGTTTTTTCTTCGGGACTTGTAACGGCATTCGGAGACATACTCACAATTGTTTGGATACTTTATTTCATGTTTTCACTGGATTTTGAATTAACACTCTATACATTAGCCGTTCTTCCTTTTCTTGTTTACGCCACGTCGATATTTAGAAAGGCTGTCAGAAATTCATACAGGAAAATCAGAGTACTTATCGCGAATATAAACACATACATTCAGGAACATATCACGGGCATTAGCGTCGTCCAGATTTTCGGTAAAGAGAAGAGAACCGTGGATGAATTCGAAAAAATTAACAGAGAACATACTGAGGAGAACAAGAAAAGCATAATGTACTATGCTTTATTCTTTCCTGTCGTCGAATTTCTCGGTGCCGCTGCTGTGGGCTTAATAATCTGGTACGGAGGCGGTCAGGTTTTGCAGAATGCAGTATCAGTCGGAGTAATAATCGCCTTTGTTCAATACACAGAAATGTTCTTTAGACCTATAAGAGACCTTGCGGAAAAGTACAATATACTCCAGACAGCAATGGCATCAAGCGAGAGAATATTCAACCTGCTTGATACATCTAATCCGGTTCTTGATCCTGTAGAGCCAAAGCCGCTTGATAAAATAAGAGGAAACATACAGTTTAAGAATGTATGGTTTGCTTACAACGATGAAGACTATGTTCTTAAAAATATAAACTTTGATTTCAAAGAGGGCGAAAAAGTAGCATTTGTAGGCCATACAGGCGCAGGAAAAACTACCATAATAAATCTAATCAATAGGTTTTATGACGTCAATAAAGGTGAAATTAAAATTGACGGAGTTAATATTAAAGATATCAATCAAAAAGAATTAAGAAAGAATACAGGAGTAGTCCTTCAGGATGTATTCTTATTTTCAGGAGATATCAGGTATAATATTGACCTTGGGAACAAGGACATTACAGAAGAGCAGATTAACAATGCAATAGATAACGTAGGACTCAGGAAATTTATTAACGAACTACCCGACGGGCTTAACCACAAAGTTAATGAACGCGGCACTACTTTTTCAGTCGGTCAAAGACAGTTAATATCTTTCGCTCGTGCTCTTGCTTACAATCCGAGGATACTCGTACTTGATGAAGCGACATCAAGCGTTGATACGGAAACGGAAATACTTATTCAAAATGCAATTAAAAAACTTATCGAGGGCAGAACATCGATTATAATAGCCCACAGGCTTTCAACCATACAATCGTGCGATAAAATAATCGTTATGCACAAAGGAGAAGTAAAGGAAATGGGCAATCATCAGGAACTTCTCAACAAAAAAGGTCTTTATTACAAACTTTATCAGTTACAATACAAAGAGGAATTTCAGAATTTATGA